The Fragaria vesca subsp. vesca linkage group LG2, FraVesHawaii_1.0, whole genome shotgun sequence genome includes a window with the following:
- the LOC101311632 gene encoding tetraketide alpha-pyrone reductase 1-like, translating into MDQNLESKGRVCVTGASGFLASWLIKRLLLSGYHVTGTVRDPGNQKKLAHLWRLEGAKERLRLVKADLVEEGSFDDAILGCHGVFHSASPVLKPSSDPKKEILDPAIKGTLNVLRSCKKNPSLRRVVLTSSTSAVRVRAGDDFDPNIPLDESSWSSVELCEKLQIWYPLSKILAEKAAWEFCKANGIDLVSVLPTFVIGPSLPPDLCSTASDILGLLKGETEKFNWHGRMGYVHIDDVALCHILVYEHESAHGRYICNSTVLDNNELASLLCTRYPSLPIPERFEELERPHYDLSTSKLKSLGFKFKTIQEMFDDCIASLVEQGHLSPL; encoded by the exons ATGGATCAAAATCTTGAATCCAAAGGCAGAGTTTGCGTTACGGGAGCTTCTGGCTTTCTAGCATCTTGGCTTATTAAGCGACTTCTCTTGTCAGGATATCATGTCACTGGAACTGTCAGAGATCCAG GCAACCAGAAGAAACTGGCACATTTGTGGAGGCTGGAAGGAGCTAAAGAAAGACTGAGATTGGTGAAGGCTGACTTAGTTGAAGAAGGTAGCTTTGATGATGCAATCTTGGGGTGCCATGGTGTTTTCCACTCAGCTTCTCCTGTACTCAAACCTTCATCTGATCCAAAG AAAGAAATATTGGATCCGGCTATTAAGGGCACGTTGAATGTGCTTCGTTCATGTAAGAAGAATCCATCTCTAAGGCGTGTGGTTCTCACTTCGTCTACTTCAGCTGTAAGGGTGAGAGCTGGTGATGATTTTGACCCCAATATCCCATTGGATGAGTCATCTTGGAGCTCTGTAGAACTCTGCGAGAAACTTCAG ATTTGGTACCCTTTATCAAAAATTTTAGCTGAGAAGGCAGCATGGGAATTTTGCAAAGCAAATGGGATCGATTTAGTATCCGTTCTACCCACATTTGTCATCGGACCTAGTTTGCCACCTGATCTATGTTCTACTGCATCTGATATACTTGGCCTGCTCAAGG GTGAAACAGAGAAGTTCAATTGGCATGGAAGAATGGGATATGTTCACATCGATGATGTTGCCCTTTGCCACATCCTAGTTTATGAGCATGAAAGTGCTCACGGTCGATACATTTGCAACTCGACAGTGCTTGACAACAATGAGTTAGCATCCTTGCTATGCACACGATATCCTTCCTTACCTATCCCCGAAAG GTTTGAGGAACTGGAAAGGCCACACTATGATTTGAGCACTTCAAAGTTGAAGAGTCTAGGATTCAAGTTCAAGACCATCCAAGAGATGTTTGATGATTGCATTGCCTCTCTGGTGGAGCAAGGACATCTTTCTCCACTCTAG